A genomic window from Candidatus Obscuribacter sp. includes:
- a CDS encoding YlxR family protein, with protein MSNDQLHLRLCVACRQKQPQQALTRVTQDFRTGLIGINSSTHQPIAKAQKLSGRSAYLCRTASCLGTVLTTTKLKAALEGRRKKGVPCIRRVAWPLEAQFIEALTAECTI; from the coding sequence ATTTCTAACGACCAGTTACACCTGAGATTATGCGTAGCCTGCCGGCAAAAGCAACCGCAGCAGGCTTTGACACGCGTCACTCAGGATTTTAGAACCGGTCTCATTGGCATCAACTCGTCCACTCATCAGCCCATAGCAAAAGCTCAAAAACTAAGCGGGCGGTCGGCATACCTTTGCCGAACCGCCTCTTGTTTAGGCACAGTGTTAACCACTACGAAGCTGAAGGCAGCTCTTGAGGGTCGCCGAAAGAAGGGCGTACCCTGCATCCGGCGAGTGGCTTGGCCGCTTGAAGCACAGTTTATTGAGGCGCTGACCGCTGAATGCACAATCTAG
- the nusA gene encoding transcription termination/antitermination protein NusA gives MGSQLLEAAEELERERNIPQEEFIAYVCDAIVAAYKKKVPDHDVEGVRAIFDTETGEIGIFAPKEVVEKVSNEYHEIGLKDAQDLIPDVTAGEVLEIEVTPHDFSEFGRIAAQTAKQLITQRLREAEKELIKKEFDARKGSCTTGQIERIEVISNSRNNVIVNLGRVEGCMPSREQLPGETYRVGNRVRVYVLELRETGKVPQIIVSQAHQELVRELFELYVPEIEDGTVEIKSIAREAGYRTKIAVHSEDADVDPVGACIGTRGVRIQNVVAELRNEKIDVIRYSTDPVDYISNALSPARITTVALYEDAPEAGRRAEVIVPDDQLSLAIGRGGQNVRLAAKLTGWKIDIKSESQAGGNFRDSNAALDELV, from the coding sequence ATAGGCAGCCAACTACTCGAAGCAGCCGAGGAATTGGAAAGAGAGCGCAACATCCCGCAAGAAGAATTTATCGCTTACGTGTGCGATGCCATCGTTGCCGCCTATAAAAAGAAAGTGCCTGACCACGATGTAGAAGGCGTCAGAGCCATTTTTGACACAGAAACAGGTGAAATCGGTATCTTTGCCCCCAAAGAAGTTGTGGAAAAAGTTTCCAACGAATATCACGAAATCGGCTTGAAAGACGCTCAGGACTTAATTCCAGACGTCACAGCCGGTGAAGTATTGGAAATCGAAGTAACTCCTCACGACTTTAGCGAATTTGGTCGTATTGCCGCTCAAACAGCTAAGCAATTAATCACTCAGCGCCTCAGAGAAGCCGAAAAAGAATTAATCAAGAAAGAATTCGATGCTCGCAAAGGCAGCTGCACAACTGGTCAAATCGAGCGTATCGAAGTAATAAGCAACTCACGCAACAACGTCATCGTCAACCTCGGTCGTGTTGAAGGCTGCATGCCCAGCCGCGAACAGCTGCCCGGTGAAACTTACCGTGTTGGCAACCGCGTCAGAGTCTATGTGTTGGAGCTGAGAGAAACAGGCAAAGTGCCTCAAATTATTGTTTCTCAAGCACACCAGGAACTGGTCAGAGAGCTGTTTGAGCTTTATGTACCAGAAATCGAAGACGGCACAGTCGAAATCAAATCAATCGCTCGTGAAGCCGGCTATCGCACCAAGATTGCTGTCCACTCCGAAGATGCTGACGTAGACCCAGTTGGCGCTTGTATCGGTACACGCGGTGTACGTATCCAAAACGTAGTTGCCGAATTGCGCAACGAAAAAATCGACGTTATCCGCTACTCCACAGACCCTGTCGATTACATCTCCAACGCCCTTTCACCAGCCCGCATCACCACTGTCGCCCTTTACGAAGACGCGCCAGAAGCTGGTCGCAGAGCTGAAGTAATCGTGCCCGATGACCAGCTCAGCCTGGCAATCGGTAGAGGCGGACAAAACGTCAGACTGGCAGCCAAACTAACTGGCTGGAAAATCGACATCAAGTCCGAATCACAAGCTGGCGGCAATTTCCGTGACTCCAATGCTGCTCTTGACGAGCTTGTTTAG
- the ybeY gene encoding rRNA maturation RNase YbeY — MKIDFYNRQRRFVLDLGEFAADAEALSTALKGQLLAKPAKTWQVSLSTPLIEQIFEQSSVSVVLLSDRAIRKLNNDYRDIDKATDVLSFPLDLTCPAVGDWLLGELFISVERAAQQAEDYGHSMRRELAFLFAHGLLHVLGFDHETKGDEKEMFGYQNKILELTGINR, encoded by the coding sequence GTGAAGATTGATTTTTATAACCGCCAGCGGCGCTTTGTCCTGGATTTAGGCGAATTCGCCGCGGACGCAGAGGCCCTCTCCACGGCTCTTAAGGGGCAGCTGCTGGCTAAACCAGCCAAAACATGGCAAGTGTCTCTTAGCACTCCTTTAATAGAGCAAATTTTTGAGCAAAGTAGTGTTTCGGTGGTTTTGCTCTCCGATCGCGCTATTCGTAAGCTCAACAATGATTATCGTGACATCGATAAGGCTACTGATGTGCTTTCTTTTCCCCTGGATTTGACTTGTCCAGCTGTGGGCGACTGGCTTTTGGGTGAGCTGTTTATCTCGGTGGAGAGAGCCGCTCAGCAAGCAGAGGACTATGGACATTCCATGCGCCGTGAACTGGCCTTTCTTTTTGCTCATGGGCTTTTGCACGTGCTTGGCTTTGACCATGAGACTAAGGGTGACGAAAAAGAAATGTTTGGCTATCAGAACAAAATTTTAGAGTTGACTGGTATCAATCGCTAA
- a CDS encoding diacylglycerol kinase family protein, producing the protein MAKDGSLTDSQASSEAHPDDAIAASDKPWDHKCTRASSVFESFYHAFNGVKIALATQRNLRIHFAITPLVLALAIAFGVEPWGFALLILAIGLVIATELINTAIEHLVDIQANYQYHLSARYAKDTAAAAVMLSAFTAAVVGVVVFGPRFFAIANAYFKF; encoded by the coding sequence ATGGCTAAGGACGGCTCTCTCACTGATTCACAGGCTTCTTCTGAAGCCCATCCAGACGACGCTATAGCCGCCTCTGACAAACCGTGGGATCACAAATGCACTCGGGCATCATCAGTCTTTGAGTCTTTTTATCATGCCTTCAATGGCGTAAAAATCGCTCTTGCTACTCAGCGCAATTTGCGCATACATTTTGCTATAACGCCTCTAGTCCTGGCTCTTGCCATTGCCTTTGGCGTTGAGCCCTGGGGTTTTGCGCTCCTTATACTGGCAATTGGTCTCGTCATTGCTACTGAGCTTATCAATACAGCCATCGAGCACTTAGTCGACATCCAGGCTAACTATCAATATCATCTCTCGGCTCGCTATGCCAAAGATACTGCCGCTGCTGCTGTAATGCTCTCGGCCTTTACTGCTGCTGTTGTCGGCGTGGTGGTTTTTGGACCCAGGTTTTTTGCTATTGCAAATGCTTATTTCAAGTTTTAA
- a CDS encoding ABC transporter ATP-binding protein, whose amino-acid sequence MTEQALIKVDNLVLGYNKPGDTPQAVLGPCHLELNSGQILAILGPNGCGKSTLIKALARRLKPQKGTVKLADVDIWSLSNAEYARKVAYVPQSLIIPAEMTVKELVGLGRNPHQRWWQSGLGSADKEIVKNTLVLLDLEALQNKLVTRLSGGERQRAILGMALCQKPALLLLDEPTAGMDFRHQLELLEILKTLKGQGIAVVTVLHDLSLASSTADSIALVKANKNESATIKAIGQASAVLTPALLQDVFDVQISIHQGDDGNSLYQMRRL is encoded by the coding sequence ATGACCGAGCAGGCACTTATAAAAGTCGACAATCTGGTGCTTGGTTACAACAAGCCTGGCGACACACCACAGGCGGTGCTCGGACCCTGTCACCTGGAGCTAAACAGTGGACAGATACTGGCTATACTGGGACCCAACGGTTGCGGCAAATCGACGCTAATCAAAGCACTGGCACGCCGTCTCAAACCACAAAAAGGCACAGTCAAACTAGCCGATGTCGATATATGGTCATTGAGCAATGCCGAGTATGCGCGCAAAGTGGCTTATGTACCGCAGTCGCTCATTATCCCGGCCGAAATGACCGTCAAAGAGCTGGTCGGGCTGGGCCGCAACCCGCACCAGAGGTGGTGGCAATCCGGACTGGGCAGTGCGGACAAAGAAATAGTCAAGAACACACTAGTATTACTCGATCTAGAAGCACTGCAAAACAAGCTCGTCACAAGGCTCTCTGGCGGAGAAAGACAACGGGCAATCCTGGGTATGGCACTGTGTCAAAAGCCAGCTCTGCTACTACTGGATGAGCCTACTGCCGGGATGGATTTTAGACATCAGCTGGAACTATTAGAGATACTCAAAACTCTTAAAGGACAAGGTATAGCTGTAGTAACAGTGCTCCACGATCTCAGCCTGGCAAGCAGCACAGCTGACAGTATTGCGCTGGTCAAAGCCAACAAAAACGAGAGTGCCACAATCAAAGCAATAGGACAGGCCAGTGCGGTCCTCACACCAGCACTATTGCAAGATGTATTTGATGTGCAAATCTCTATCCATCAGGGTGATGATGGCAACAGTCTTTATCAAATGCGCAGACTATAA
- a CDS encoding iron ABC transporter permease: MVANLCMGDVVISPRTLWSLFNNPVALSIKDTAIATVISEIRWPRMLTAALVGLSLSVAGYLLQKLSRNDLADPYLTGVASGAAVGAAFAIFGGLDFALMPTAALIGGAATSALVILLSRTGSASLGDAGISIPRLLLSGIALSSISSAAINLVLSLFSSQTTSQGLNLWLLGGISGRSWSELTPNTIFVSIGLIIAFATTKQLKLLSLGEEQAASLGLNVKSSQLWILAAAIILTAAAVSLSGLVGFVGLIGPQIARRFVGGTERLQLVASALSGALLTLVADLMARTLVSGQELPLGSLMALGGGPVFIFLLAKNLDRVQAR; the protein is encoded by the coding sequence ATGGTAGCCAATCTCTGCATGGGGGACGTGGTTATATCGCCGCGCACATTGTGGAGTTTGTTTAACAATCCAGTCGCTCTCAGCATCAAAGACACGGCCATAGCCACTGTAATCAGCGAGATCCGCTGGCCGCGCATGCTCACAGCTGCTCTGGTAGGACTATCTTTATCGGTGGCGGGCTATCTATTACAAAAGCTCTCACGCAATGACCTGGCCGATCCATATTTGACAGGGGTAGCGAGCGGCGCAGCTGTCGGTGCTGCTTTTGCTATATTTGGTGGACTGGACTTTGCCCTGATGCCAACAGCAGCACTGATTGGCGGTGCCGCCACAAGTGCTCTAGTAATCTTGCTATCACGCACAGGCTCAGCATCTCTGGGAGACGCAGGGATATCGATACCACGCTTATTATTGTCTGGCATAGCGCTATCGTCCATATCAAGCGCTGCCATCAATCTAGTACTGAGTTTATTTAGCAGCCAGACTACCAGTCAGGGACTCAATCTCTGGCTCCTTGGCGGCATCAGTGGACGCAGCTGGAGCGAGCTTACGCCAAACACTATCTTTGTCTCAATCGGGTTGATCATAGCTTTTGCTACCACAAAACAGCTCAAGCTCTTGAGCCTGGGCGAAGAGCAAGCAGCCTCATTGGGTCTCAATGTCAAATCCAGTCAATTGTGGATACTGGCTGCGGCAATCATATTAACAGCGGCAGCAGTCTCTCTCAGCGGTCTGGTAGGCTTTGTCGGTCTGATTGGACCACAGATAGCCAGACGTTTTGTTGGAGGCACTGAGCGCCTGCAGTTGGTGGCCTCAGCCCTGAGCGGGGCGCTTTTGACACTTGTGGCAGACCTAATGGCACGCACACTAGTAAGCGGACAGGAATTGCCACTGGGCAGCCTGATGGCTTTGGGCGGCGGACCAGTCTTTATCTTTTTGCTGGCTAAAAATCTAGACCGGGTGCAAGCCAGATGA
- a CDS encoding cysteine desulfurase — translation MIYLDNSATTRVRPEVLDAMLPYLSDKFGNPSSVHATGREARAAVDKARGHVADLLGAKVGEIYFSGCGTLSNNVALLGRARFVQANDLSKHLIVSRIEHPSVMGPAQYLESQGFKVTYLDVDKEGFVDMTKLERALTGGASMVSIMWANNEIGVVQPIEEIGRLISKVQTEQEREIFWHTDAVQVIGKVPVDLSKLLVSSLSFSGHKFGAPKGIGVLYVRELVNVMPIMFGGGQEMGLMPGTEPLSNIVALGEAARLAKLELDQLHSRLTAMQERILKTLLAIEGVDVTGPLDISKRLPGHVSVSLNKAQGEGLVVKCDLKGVAVSSGSACHKGIIEASAVLKALGLSTDKALGAIRITIGRDNTEQDIDRACQVLSDVFSKASQAVAK, via the coding sequence GTGATTTACCTGGATAACAGTGCCACCACCCGGGTGCGCCCCGAAGTCTTAGATGCCATGCTGCCCTATCTGAGCGATAAGTTTGGCAACCCCAGCTCAGTCCATGCCACTGGGCGCGAGGCGCGCGCGGCAGTGGATAAGGCGCGTGGTCATGTGGCGGACCTGTTGGGCGCTAAAGTCGGCGAAATATATTTTAGTGGCTGCGGCACATTGTCAAACAATGTTGCCTTGCTTGGTCGCGCTCGCTTTGTCCAGGCCAATGATCTCAGTAAGCACCTGATAGTGTCACGTATCGAGCATCCCTCTGTGATGGGACCGGCTCAGTATCTCGAGTCTCAGGGCTTTAAGGTGACTTATCTGGATGTCGACAAAGAAGGTTTTGTTGATATGACCAAGTTGGAGCGTGCCCTCACTGGTGGTGCCTCGATGGTCAGTATTATGTGGGCCAATAACGAGATTGGAGTAGTCCAGCCAATCGAAGAGATTGGTCGACTGATAAGCAAAGTGCAGACTGAGCAAGAGCGCGAGATATTTTGGCATACAGACGCTGTACAAGTAATTGGTAAAGTGCCTGTTGATTTGTCTAAATTGCTTGTTTCTAGTTTGTCATTTAGTGGACATAAATTTGGTGCACCAAAAGGTATCGGCGTACTCTATGTACGTGAGCTGGTCAATGTCATGCCCATTATGTTTGGTGGTGGTCAAGAAATGGGGCTCATGCCTGGTACTGAGCCGCTCTCCAATATTGTCGCCCTGGGCGAAGCGGCGCGTTTGGCAAAGCTCGAATTAGATCAGTTGCACTCGAGGCTTACAGCGATGCAGGAGCGAATATTGAAGACTTTGCTAGCCATAGAAGGAGTCGATGTTACCGGTCCTCTGGACATAAGTAAGCGTTTGCCTGGTCATGTCTCAGTCTCACTTAATAAGGCTCAGGGTGAAGGCTTAGTCGTTAAATGCGATCTCAAAGGTGTAGCTGTTTCAAGTGGTAGTGCTTGCCACAAAGGTATCATCGAAGCCTCCGCCGTACTTAAAGCATTGGGTCTCAGTACTGATAAGGCTCTTGGTGCTATCCGCATCACAATTGGTCGAGACAATACCGAGCAGGATATTGACCGGGCCTGTCAGGTGCTAAGCGATGTTTTTAGCAAAGCCAGTCAAGCTGTAGCAAAATAG
- a CDS encoding aldehyde dehydrogenase family protein → MVVSKTAIIESVNPSSKEVLGRAPIMTQSQVLEAVERSQKAFELWQLTSYKQRAKHLLNLRRVIAEHADQIATLISQEVGKPLAEAYLSELTGPLDTAVWLAENCEKLMVDQTVALSNPLLNSKQSLIAFEPLGVIGIIAPWNYPFSIPMMTAMMAIMLGNTVVIKPSEKSPLVGIKIGELIQEAGLPQSVVEIVTGDAETGAHLSRADIAKVIFTGSVGGGARVMAQAAEKITPVTLELGGKDAAVVLPDAPLDWTARGLTWGAFTNAGQACASVERVYIIKGKNTDKLIETIASLASKLQLGAGTDENADLGPLIDEGQLAKVKEHVQDALSKGARLITGGKSREDLGGFFFEPTVLADCNHSMLIMTEETFGPVLPIMLVDNEDQAVELANDSKYGLCATVWGGRLDRAECVARDLNVGTVLINDVLFSHATPQLPWGGVKKSGFGKGHSIFGLYDLCNIKHISIDSSGGSHRVWWYPYGKAKVTMARGGIQMLHGKITKRPEGLLNFVGNMFVDENNGTSNQSAATGATAKGADQSKQEESSQATTNAAADQDSQTGSKETP, encoded by the coding sequence ATGGTAGTAAGCAAAACAGCAATCATCGAATCAGTTAACCCGTCCAGCAAAGAAGTGCTCGGACGTGCGCCAATCATGACCCAGAGCCAGGTTTTGGAAGCAGTTGAGCGCTCACAAAAAGCCTTTGAGCTGTGGCAATTAACCTCATACAAGCAAAGAGCCAAGCACCTGCTCAATTTGCGCCGAGTCATTGCTGAGCATGCTGATCAAATTGCCACATTAATCAGTCAGGAAGTGGGTAAACCTTTAGCCGAAGCCTATTTGTCAGAACTAACTGGACCGCTTGATACAGCAGTATGGCTGGCCGAAAACTGCGAAAAGTTGATGGTGGATCAAACAGTGGCACTATCAAATCCACTCCTCAATAGCAAACAAAGCCTGATTGCTTTTGAACCACTGGGTGTAATCGGTATCATCGCGCCCTGGAATTATCCTTTTAGCATCCCGATGATGACAGCCATGATGGCTATCATGTTGGGCAATACTGTAGTAATCAAACCCTCCGAAAAATCCCCGCTGGTGGGCATAAAAATTGGTGAATTGATACAGGAAGCGGGACTGCCTCAGTCTGTCGTAGAAATAGTCACAGGCGACGCTGAGACCGGTGCGCATCTGAGCCGTGCGGACATAGCAAAGGTGATTTTTACTGGCTCTGTCGGTGGTGGCGCCAGGGTAATGGCACAAGCTGCAGAAAAAATAACGCCAGTAACTCTAGAGCTGGGCGGTAAAGATGCGGCAGTGGTATTGCCTGATGCACCGCTAGACTGGACAGCACGCGGGCTTACCTGGGGGGCATTTACCAATGCTGGTCAAGCATGTGCTTCGGTGGAGCGGGTCTATATCATCAAAGGTAAAAACACCGACAAGCTAATCGAAACCATCGCAAGTCTGGCATCAAAATTGCAACTCGGCGCTGGCACCGATGAAAACGCCGATCTCGGTCCGCTTATAGATGAAGGGCAATTAGCAAAAGTCAAAGAACATGTACAGGACGCTCTCAGCAAAGGAGCTCGCCTCATTACTGGCGGCAAGTCACGCGAAGACCTAGGTGGTTTTTTCTTTGAACCAACAGTGCTAGCTGATTGCAATCACTCCATGCTAATTATGACCGAAGAAACTTTTGGTCCAGTACTACCAATAATGCTTGTGGACAATGAAGACCAGGCAGTAGAACTAGCCAACGACAGCAAATACGGACTGTGCGCCACTGTCTGGGGCGGACGCCTCGATAGAGCTGAATGTGTAGCACGCGATCTTAATGTCGGCACCGTACTAATCAATGACGTGCTATTTAGCCATGCCACACCACAGCTGCCCTGGGGCGGTGTCAAAAAGAGCGGCTTTGGCAAAGGACATTCGATATTTGGTCTCTATGATCTTTGCAATATCAAACATATCAGTATCGACTCATCCGGTGGCTCGCACCGCGTGTGGTGGTACCCCTACGGCAAAGCCAAAGTAACAATGGCTCGTGGTGGCATCCAGATGCTGCACGGCAAAATCACAAAACGCCCCGAAGGTCTGCTTAATTTTGTAGGCAATATGTTTGTCGACGAAAACAACGGCACAAGCAATCAATCAGCTGCTACAGGCGCAACAGCAAAGGGCGCGGACCAGAGCAAACAAGAAGAGAGCAGCCAGGCAACTACCAATGCAGCGGCCGACCAGGATAGTCAAACCGGTAGCAAAGAAACGCCTTAA
- a CDS encoding tetratricopeptide repeat protein translates to MTKPFLPTASGYALLACTALLMQQTGWSGPQAQAKMSKGKVTEEQVKKEVAQPEDPGCKDCLKNATKLFATGKPEEAVASIRAWQDRCPNNLQMQLLLNVMLMNDPKTRDQALKAAQRACQIAPDSMHAHLQTAMTHMIMGDSAQARSEFERVVAIDPANYEGWNSLAEIYAGQHENEKANEAKIKAQSLDPTARAARIKLVQNMDRAGRDKSAREELVKLVADQSIPAEAFMAIGVDAMAMGYFSEAADCFKRFITAHSTGPAAVKPLSLLTLAHYFARDGKCDESLSKLKTQGTETNPSYMALTGLFALDRGDFEDGKKSIEQAGTAPQKDAVIAYALGRLALKEGQYKTAIEKLEDAAKISPALSASKLWVALANYKEGDYIESMSICRDCTKIKDLSGRAQALELRAKLKDGNAAKQTLAELLQAVEATQRLKTEDSEANLALGYYDFFAKDLNSAKERFNKALENNPACEDAMIGLARIAKKEGASEAGTELLQKALKTAPGDKEALELENGKDNTLK, encoded by the coding sequence ATGACAAAACCATTTCTACCAACCGCCTCTGGATATGCCCTCCTGGCTTGCACAGCGCTCTTGATGCAGCAGACAGGCTGGTCTGGTCCACAAGCTCAAGCCAAGATGTCAAAAGGCAAAGTGACAGAAGAGCAGGTCAAGAAGGAAGTAGCCCAACCAGAAGATCCCGGCTGCAAAGACTGCCTTAAAAACGCTACCAAGTTATTTGCCACAGGCAAACCAGAAGAGGCTGTAGCCAGTATCAGAGCCTGGCAAGACCGCTGCCCCAACAATCTACAGATGCAGCTCTTGCTTAATGTCATGCTCATGAATGACCCTAAAACAAGAGACCAGGCACTCAAAGCGGCCCAGAGGGCCTGTCAAATTGCGCCAGACTCAATGCACGCTCACCTGCAAACCGCTATGACTCATATGATCATGGGTGATTCAGCCCAGGCTCGCAGCGAATTTGAAAGAGTTGTAGCAATAGATCCAGCCAACTACGAAGGCTGGAACTCCCTGGCTGAAATATACGCAGGACAACACGAAAACGAAAAAGCAAACGAAGCCAAAATCAAAGCTCAAAGCCTGGACCCAACCGCCAGAGCGGCCCGCATCAAGCTGGTGCAAAACATGGACCGTGCTGGTCGGGACAAGTCGGCTCGCGAAGAATTGGTCAAGCTTGTAGCAGATCAGAGTATCCCCGCCGAAGCTTTTATGGCAATTGGCGTCGATGCCATGGCAATGGGCTATTTTAGCGAAGCTGCTGATTGCTTCAAACGCTTTATCACAGCCCATAGCACTGGACCAGCGGCGGTAAAACCTCTCAGCCTTTTGACCCTGGCTCATTATTTTGCCCGGGATGGCAAATGCGATGAGTCACTGAGCAAGCTCAAGACCCAGGGTACAGAAACAAACCCCAGTTATATGGCTTTAACAGGGCTCTTTGCACTGGACCGGGGTGATTTTGAAGACGGCAAAAAATCAATCGAACAGGCCGGCACTGCCCCCCAGAAGGATGCAGTGATTGCATACGCCCTCGGTCGACTGGCTCTAAAAGAAGGTCAATACAAGACCGCCATCGAAAAACTAGAAGATGCCGCCAAAATAAGTCCTGCTCTAAGCGCAAGTAAGCTCTGGGTAGCGCTGGCCAACTATAAAGAAGGCGACTACATAGAGTCCATGAGTATTTGTCGCGATTGTACCAAGATCAAAGATCTCTCTGGGCGCGCTCAGGCTCTAGAGCTACGAGCAAAACTAAAAGATGGTAATGCCGCTAAACAAACACTAGCTGAGCTTTTGCAAGCAGTGGAAGCAACACAAAGACTCAAGACCGAAGACAGTGAAGCCAATCTGGCCCTGGGTTATTACGACTTTTTTGCTAAAGACCTGAACAGTGCCAAAGAGCGCTTTAACAAAGCCCTCGAAAACAACCCCGCCTGCGAAGATGCCATGATTGGACTGGCACGCATCGCCAAAAAAGAAGGTGCCAGTGAAGCTGGCACAGAACTGCTCCAAAAGGCGCTAAAGACTGCGCCTGGAGACAAGGAAGCTCTAGAACTCGAAAATGGTAAGGACAATACGCTAAAATAA